The Anomalospiza imberbis isolate Cuckoo-Finch-1a 21T00152 chromosome 7, ASM3175350v1, whole genome shotgun sequence genome has a window encoding:
- the DHRS9 gene encoding dehydrogenase/reductase SDR family member 9, translated as MSTWRYRLSLQMSPQNLSLSDSLHIAVSASILSLIIYWIIRDRYRVRNLNGEHVFITGCDTGLGNSLAKWLDKKGFCVIAACATEKGSQELWCCSSLSLKTVNLNLADSNSIARAVVFVTEQTAGKGLFGLVSNAEGTAPVGPTDWLRIEDFHSVLDVSLLGLIEITLKLLPLLKKAEGRVVNLINAKGLMAFVGGGYSLSKWGMEAFSDTLRIEMRHFGVKVSIVEHGFFKAEDVNSDIIEKYLFKLWNRLTPEIRESYGEKYLVEYIKAQRSSVKRLCDYDISNVIKCMEHALIAKYPRTRYRAGWDAKFFWLFLSYAPSCLSDMLFRIMFPSPAESRRPVHGVLMNV; from the exons ATGAGCACGTGGAGGTATAGACTGAGCTTGCAGATGTCTCCCCAGAAT CTCTCACTTTCAGACTCACTGCACATAGCAGTTTCAGCTTCCATACTTTCTCTTATCATTTACTGGATCATCAGGGACAGATACAGAGTGAGAAACCTGAATGGAGAGCATGTCTTCATAACAGGCTGTGACACTGGACTTGGAAACTCACTGGCTAAATGGCTTGACAAAAAGGGATTTTGTGTCATTGCTGCATGTGCCACAGAAAAAGGAAGCCAAGAGCTATGGTGCTGCTCTTCACTCTCACTGAAGACAGTGAATCTGAACTTAGCAGACTCCAACAGCATTGCCAGGGCTGTGGTGTTTGTGACTGAACAGACAGCTGGCAAGG GGCTTTTTGGCTTGGTGAGCAATGCTGAAGGAACAGCACCTGTAGGACCCACCGACTGGCTAAGGATTGAAGACTTCCATTCGGTCCTGGATGTTAGCCTGCTGGGATTGATTGAAATCACACTCAAGCTTCTGCCACTTCTGAAAAAAGCTGAGGGAAGAGTTGTCAATCTAATTAACGCCAAAGGTCTTATGGCTTTTGTAGGGGGTGGCTACAGTCTGTCCAAATGGGGAATGGAAGCTTTCTCTGACACCTTACG gaTAGAAATGCGGCATTTTGGAGTGAAAGTAAGCATTGTTGAGCATGGTTTCTTTAAGGCAGAAGATGTTAATTCAGATATCATTGAGAAATACCTCTTCAAACTTTGGAACAGACTGACTCCTGAGATCAGGGAATCCTATGGAGAAAAATACTTAGTTGAAT ATATAAAAGCCCAAAGATCATCAGTGAAAAGACTGTGTGACTATGATATTTCTAATGTCATAAAATGCATGGAACATGCCCTGATAGCAAAGTACCCCAGGACACGATACAGAGCTGGATGGGATGCAAAGTTCTTCTGGCTGTTTCTCTCCTATGCCCCAAGCTGTCTGTCTGATATGCTGTTCCGTATTATGTTTCCATCtccagcagagagcaggagaCCAGTTCATGGAGTTCTAATGAATGTCTAG